A DNA window from Mastomys coucha isolate ucsf_1 unplaced genomic scaffold, UCSF_Mcou_1 pScaffold21, whole genome shotgun sequence contains the following coding sequences:
- the Marchf5 gene encoding E3 ubiquitin-protein ligase MARCH5, whose product MPDQALQQMLDRSCWVCFATDEDDRTAEWVRPCRCRGSTKWVHQACLQRWVDEKQRGNSTARVACPQCNAEYLIVFPKLGPVVYVLDLADRLISKACPFAAAGIMVGSIYWTAVTYGAVTVMQVVGHKEGLDVMERADPLFLLIGLPTIPVMLILGKMIRWEDYVLRLWRKYSNKLQILNSIFPGIGCPVPRIPAEANPLADHVSATRILCGALVFPTIATIVGKLMFSSVNSNLQRTILVRWI is encoded by the exons AAGTTGCTGGGTGTGTTTTGCCACCGATGAAGATGATAGAACAGCTGAATGGGTGAGACCATGCAGGTGCAGAGGATCTACTAAGTGGGTTCACCAGGCTTGTCTACAGCGCTGGGTAgatgagaagcagagaggaaacagCACGGCCAGAGTGGCCTGTCCTCAGTGCAATGCCGAGTACTTAATAGTGTTTCCAAAGCTGG GTCCAGTCGTTTATGTCTTGGATCTTGCAGATAGACTGATCTCAAAAGCTTGCCCTTTTGCTGCAGCAGGAATAATGGTGGGATCTATCTATTGGACAGCTGTGACTTACGGAGCAGTGACAGTGATGCAG GTTGTAGGCCATAAAGAAGGGCTGGATGTTATGGAGCGAGCTGaccctttatttcttttgattggACTTCCTACTATTCCTGTCATGCTGATACTAGGCAAAATGATTCGCTGGGAGGACTATGTGCTTAGACTATGGCGCAAATACTCAAATAAACTACAAATCTTGAACAGTATATTTCCAG GGATTGGTTGTCCTGTTCCTCGAATTCCAGCTGAAGCTAATCCTTTAGCAGATCACGTCTCTGCTACTAGAATTTTGTGTGGAGCCCTTGTCTTTCCTACTATTGCGACAATAGTTGGTAAACTGATGTTCAGTAGTGTTAACTCAAATTTACAAAGGACAATCTTGGTAAGATGGATTTAA